One genomic region from Candidatus Poribacteria bacterium encodes:
- a CDS encoding phytanoyl-CoA dioxygenase family protein, whose protein sequence is MDNELMSNEENYAFDVAGYLHVPGVLTQEEVAALNEALDAVADSEMLLGGLHRELFRDLLVHPKVVWYLNQIVGHGFRLDQAPRLLGNREGEVGMTLFGGDEPRNPSQAYFLQNGQRSSQGVRAIWVLDDVAEEDGGLVVVQASHKSNVETPRDLTTGVDDMGLVIQPELKAGDLFLVASATLQGVRPWKNGSKKLLTYWYAGRAAIQSNPDGPNAETEALPRWADEATPAQKAVMYVPGFKGSSPSPVLNTDGEETWVEEGTSVIHPSIYTRDPISGIDEKEFYFWDLNGYLVIRGVMDEEWLAAANEAVDKFQDRIVVGSELARGSISQAGTGRPLLPGLLDLPDPYNEPFRRMIAHPAVVHRLNWMGGSGYRTGGATVFCAVQGTSGHSLHDGNEPMSPSRGYYFKNGRSYCETVTITWQLRDVEPELGGFACVPGSHKTQYPSPRGIRTCDDTMGLVVQPVMKAGDVLFFMDGGCTHGALAWKNPIPRRGVLIKYQSKNSNWGGGVIDPQDRWGDMVEDMTEAQFAVMRGPERDGRHRTVPRLVVHDGQVSVSYDPDGDSYSSKYRKPGEKRE, encoded by the coding sequence ATGGATAACGAACTCATGAGCAATGAAGAGAATTACGCTTTTGATGTGGCGGGCTACCTACACGTTCCGGGTGTTCTCACTCAGGAAGAGGTGGCAGCACTGAACGAGGCGTTAGATGCTGTTGCGGACAGTGAGATGCTCTTAGGCGGTCTACATCGTGAATTGTTCCGCGACCTACTCGTACACCCTAAAGTGGTGTGGTATCTCAACCAGATCGTCGGACACGGTTTTCGACTCGATCAAGCCCCGCGACTGCTGGGAAATCGAGAAGGCGAAGTCGGGATGACCCTCTTCGGTGGCGATGAGCCGAGAAATCCGTCCCAAGCCTATTTTCTACAAAACGGTCAGCGAAGTTCCCAAGGTGTGAGAGCGATCTGGGTGCTGGATGATGTTGCAGAAGAAGACGGTGGATTGGTTGTCGTGCAGGCGAGCCACAAGAGCAATGTTGAAACCCCGCGCGACTTGACGACCGGTGTTGATGATATGGGGTTAGTGATACAACCCGAACTCAAGGCAGGCGATCTGTTTTTAGTCGCATCCGCTACGCTCCAAGGCGTTCGACCGTGGAAAAATGGATCGAAAAAGTTGTTAACTTACTGGTATGCCGGACGTGCAGCAATTCAGTCGAATCCCGATGGACCCAACGCAGAAACCGAGGCTTTGCCGAGATGGGCTGACGAAGCAACGCCTGCGCAAAAAGCGGTCATGTATGTCCCTGGGTTTAAGGGGTCAAGCCCGTCGCCGGTGCTAAATACAGATGGTGAGGAGACGTGGGTCGAGGAAGGGACATCCGTCATTCATCCATCGATTTATACCCGCGACCCGATTTCAGGGATTGATGAAAAAGAGTTTTATTTCTGGGATCTGAACGGGTATCTCGTGATTCGCGGTGTGATGGATGAGGAGTGGTTGGCAGCTGCCAATGAGGCGGTGGATAAATTCCAAGATCGCATCGTCGTTGGTAGCGAACTGGCGCGGGGTTCGATCAGTCAAGCCGGGACAGGACGGCCGCTCCTACCGGGTTTGTTAGACCTACCCGATCCGTATAACGAACCGTTTCGGCGGATGATTGCACATCCGGCTGTCGTGCATCGCCTCAATTGGATGGGCGGTAGCGGCTATCGCACAGGGGGTGCGACGGTGTTCTGTGCTGTTCAAGGCACATCGGGGCACTCACTCCACGATGGAAATGAGCCGATGAGTCCATCGCGCGGTTATTATTTTAAGAACGGACGGAGTTATTGCGAGACCGTCACCATTACATGGCAATTGCGTGATGTCGAGCCAGAACTCGGCGGTTTCGCATGTGTGCCGGGATCTCACAAGACCCAGTATCCATCGCCCCGCGGGATTCGGACGTGTGATGACACGATGGGGTTGGTGGTGCAGCCGGTTATGAAAGCCGGGGATGTTCTCTTCTTTATGGACGGCGGTTGCACACACGGTGCCTTAGCGTGGAAGAATCCAATCCCGAGACGCGGCGTCCTGATTAAGTATCAGTCGAAAAATTCCAATTGGGGTGGCGGTGTGATTGACCCACAAGATCGGTGGGGCGATATGGTTGAAGATATGACGGAGGCACAATTCGCTGTCATGCGGGGACCCGAACGCGATGGTCGCCACCGCACTGTACCCCGACTCGTTGTGCATGATGGACAGGTATCCGTTTCGTACGATCCGGATGGCGATAGCTATTCGTCGAAGTATCGCAAACCCGGTGAAAAGCGGGAATAA
- a CDS encoding creatininase family protein, translating into MRHNEVRWERMFPDELEAALAACPMVYLPYGLCEPHGWHNAVGMDAIRAHECSCQAAEAHGGIVAPPFYWHCHEIGGYGSWGHNQVNQERPWLTAIPPWMFLKNICYHIRAVDALGFQGAILFSGHSGPHRLDVPIVIDIMQAHVGVRMYSTMSIGADIERFEDGKGLGGHAGRGETSVLWAVAPDCVDMSRMPTDDTRAPHFAMGSFNESSSRRVGEQMVADIVAHFGEKTKELLSAYEAEVSNRTPLTFDDVEGIWEDEIRPKLAEFASLQPPEPSPPANSRWYPNSQPPKGRVL; encoded by the coding sequence ATGAGACATAATGAAGTGCGATGGGAACGGATGTTTCCTGATGAGTTAGAAGCGGCATTAGCGGCGTGTCCAATGGTGTATCTACCTTATGGGTTGTGCGAACCGCACGGTTGGCACAATGCAGTCGGAATGGATGCGATTCGGGCACACGAATGCTCCTGTCAGGCGGCGGAAGCACACGGTGGAATTGTGGCACCCCCATTTTATTGGCACTGCCATGAGATTGGTGGCTACGGTTCATGGGGACACAATCAAGTTAATCAAGAACGACCCTGGCTAACAGCGATACCACCGTGGATGTTTTTGAAGAATATTTGCTATCACATTCGAGCGGTGGATGCATTGGGGTTCCAAGGTGCGATTCTGTTTTCGGGGCATTCGGGTCCGCATCGGTTAGACGTACCAATAGTGATTGACATTATGCAGGCACATGTCGGTGTTCGGATGTATTCGACGATGAGCATAGGCGCGGATATTGAGCGTTTCGAGGATGGTAAAGGATTGGGTGGACACGCCGGACGCGGCGAAACCTCTGTGCTTTGGGCAGTCGCTCCCGATTGTGTGGATATGTCGCGGATGCCGACGGATGATACACGCGCCCCTCATTTTGCAATGGGGTCTTTCAACGAGTCCTCGAGCCGTCGCGTTGGAGAACAGATGGTCGCAGATATTGTGGCGCATTTTGGTGAAAAGACGAAGGAGTTGCTGTCTGCTTATGAAGCGGAGGTGTCGAATCGAACACCGTTGACGTTTGATGATGTCGAAGGGATTTGGGAAGACGAAATCCGACCGAAGTTGGCTGAGTTTGCTTCTCTGCAGCCTCCCGAACCATCACCACCCGCTAATTCTCGGTGGTATCCCAACTCACAACCTCCCAAAGGACGGGTCCTGTAG
- a CDS encoding fatty acid desaturase: protein MTYQPLAEVRKTLRVKWYRSKIDHTTLRNLSKRSDSQGWFQAGGHLALWLLTGSLVYFFWSQTIWLGFFIALFVHGTVASFFKGTANHELGHGTVFRTKWLNKFFLSLLSLISWWDHFDYASSHTYHHRYTLYPEGDRENLLPLEPKLGSLFVLQLFTINLLTQPGRTFSKGGLIAAVICTIRSAFGKEGPPEVPSQEWLASLHTDQPEEHKKSMGWSRVLLLFHGTLFVVSLTTGYWVFPLIITASAFIANWGSYVVSLTQHCGLKENDPDFRKSTRSIKLNPLAEFLYWRMNWHIEHHMFAGVPCYNLKKLHHLLAEDMPELRTLFGAWREMRETWRRQKTDPDYFFDTPLPPTAQHIPTEASNLLESSIGELAPKGLK from the coding sequence ATGACTTATCAACCTCTTGCTGAAGTGCGAAAAACGCTGCGTGTCAAATGGTACCGGAGTAAAATAGACCACACAACCTTACGGAATTTATCAAAACGGAGCGACTCGCAAGGCTGGTTTCAGGCTGGTGGGCATCTTGCCCTCTGGTTATTGACGGGTAGTTTGGTTTACTTCTTTTGGTCACAAACGATATGGCTCGGTTTTTTCATTGCCTTGTTTGTGCATGGTACGGTCGCCAGTTTTTTCAAAGGGACAGCCAACCACGAATTGGGACACGGCACTGTGTTTCGTACCAAATGGCTGAACAAATTTTTCCTTTCCCTACTGAGCCTCATAAGTTGGTGGGATCATTTTGACTACGCCAGTAGCCATACCTATCATCATCGCTACACCTTGTACCCCGAAGGCGATCGCGAAAATCTTCTCCCGCTTGAACCCAAGTTAGGTTCCTTGTTCGTCCTCCAACTATTCACCATAAATTTGCTCACGCAACCCGGTCGCACCTTTAGCAAAGGCGGGTTGATTGCTGCGGTTATCTGTACCATCCGCAGTGCGTTTGGTAAAGAGGGACCGCCAGAGGTTCCGAGTCAAGAGTGGTTGGCATCCTTACATACTGACCAACCCGAAGAGCATAAAAAATCGATGGGGTGGTCTCGGGTTCTACTCCTTTTTCACGGCACGCTGTTTGTCGTTTCACTCACTACTGGCTATTGGGTTTTTCCGCTTATCATCACTGCCAGCGCATTCATTGCAAACTGGGGATCCTATGTCGTTTCTCTGACCCAACATTGTGGTTTAAAGGAAAATGATCCTGACTTCCGCAAATCCACACGGTCAATCAAGCTCAATCCGTTGGCAGAGTTTTTGTATTGGCGTATGAATTGGCACATTGAGCATCACATGTTTGCAGGTGTGCCCTGCTACAATTTGAAAAAATTGCATCATCTGCTTGCCGAAGATATGCCCGAACTGCGCACGCTTTTCGGAGCTTGGCGAGAAATGCGCGAAACTTGGCGGCGGCAAAAAACTGATCCCGACTACTTTTTTGATACGCCACTTCCACCAACGGCTCAGCATATACCCACGGAAGCATCTAATCTTCTGGAAAGTTCCATCGGGGAATTGGCACCTAAAGGGTTGAAATAA
- a CDS encoding LamG domain-containing protein: MMRLTVIIFGILCCLAISLRYSNAEIDPTTAVGVWLFNETDGDTASDSSGNGNDGTLEGDPNWVPGGKFGNALELDGAGDYVSVPDHKTLDTELSEALTIVIWVQGTYRPNDWHGLVTKAQGWQVDMCYLLQRAANGKFEFAPFGEAGNTVWTASNILPEDDTWYHVAGVYTGEEAQIYVDGVLSGTRVFSADIADTNAPVVIGTNYPTGIQPVNGLIDEAAIFSVALEEEDINAIMNDGLEETLGILAVEPSDKLAVTWGDLKVGNDK; encoded by the coding sequence ATGATGCGTCTAACAGTCATAATTTTCGGTATCCTGTGCTGCCTTGCCATATCCTTGAGATACAGCAACGCTGAAATCGATCCAACAACTGCCGTTGGCGTATGGCTCTTTAACGAGACCGATGGTGACACGGCATCCGATTCCTCTGGAAACGGCAATGATGGCACACTGGAGGGTGACCCGAATTGGGTCCCCGGTGGCAAATTTGGCAACGCCCTGGAATTGGATGGTGCAGGTGATTACGTCAGCGTCCCTGACCATAAAACCTTGGATACCGAACTCAGTGAGGCACTCACAATCGTCATCTGGGTTCAAGGCACTTACAGGCCGAACGACTGGCACGGGTTAGTGACAAAAGCACAAGGATGGCAAGTCGACATGTGTTACCTGTTACAACGGGCTGCTAATGGCAAATTCGAGTTCGCGCCTTTCGGGGAAGCAGGCAATACCGTCTGGACAGCATCCAACATCCTACCTGAAGATGACACATGGTATCATGTAGCTGGTGTCTATACCGGCGAAGAAGCACAGATTTACGTTGACGGCGTGCTTTCTGGCACGCGGGTCTTTTCTGCGGACATTGCCGACACGAACGCCCCTGTAGTCATTGGAACCAATTACCCAACCGGCATTCAGCCAGTAAACGGTCTTATCGACGAGGCTGCGATTTTTAGCGTCGCTTTGGAAGAAGAAGACATCAACGCCATCATGAACGACGGCTTGGAGGAGACACTCGGTATACTCGCTGTCGAACCTTCAGACAAATTGGCAGTGACCTGGGGCGACTTAAAAGTCGGTAATGATAAATGA
- a CDS encoding cupin domain-containing protein produces MKRLIFEDLYSWSVFSPERQVDFNGHLWVRPDGNILIDPVAMSDADQEHLTALGGVRSIVLTNADHEREAAALREQTGADVIVHEADADALSIRPTRTVQDREAIVPGLHAVHLGYGKSPGEIALYFPEKGTVLFGDLVVGAPMGALTLLADEKLADPPKAALELRKILGLRFNTILVGDGHSIFKDARQHLVDCLQARRDIYINRIHIDEVEWQYKNAPHPYDFEDKDIDPLIGGKNLGYRVIRLLPGKMSFPMHFHNFGEEMCYVMEGACTLKTPRGDAEVREGDFIAFPPGTIGAHKFVNNSDAPVVLFILGTTTPHDVSEYPDSNKVLPYVVGKIYRKDPSLSYWDGEV; encoded by the coding sequence ATGAAACGTTTGATTTTTGAAGATTTATACAGTTGGAGCGTCTTTAGTCCAGAACGGCAGGTAGACTTTAACGGGCATTTGTGGGTGCGTCCTGACGGAAATATCCTTATAGATCCGGTTGCAATGTCAGATGCCGATCAGGAACACCTGACAGCACTCGGTGGCGTGAGGTCGATTGTGCTGACGAATGCCGATCATGAACGCGAAGCCGCTGCGCTTCGGGAGCAGACGGGTGCCGACGTGATTGTGCATGAAGCGGATGCTGACGCGCTGAGCATCAGACCCACAAGGACCGTGCAGGATCGAGAGGCGATTGTCCCTGGCTTACATGCTGTCCATCTCGGTTATGGAAAAAGCCCAGGCGAAATCGCACTCTACTTTCCAGAGAAGGGGACCGTTCTGTTCGGCGATCTGGTGGTAGGCGCGCCGATGGGCGCGTTGACGCTACTCGCCGATGAAAAATTAGCTGATCCGCCTAAGGCAGCACTCGAATTGCGTAAGATTTTGGGGCTCCGCTTTAACACGATTCTCGTTGGCGATGGACACTCCATCTTTAAAGATGCCCGACAACACCTCGTTGACTGCCTCCAAGCGCGCCGCGACATCTACATCAATCGTATCCATATTGATGAAGTAGAGTGGCAGTATAAAAATGCCCCACATCCTTATGATTTTGAGGACAAGGACATTGATCCGCTCATCGGTGGCAAGAATTTAGGGTATCGCGTGATCCGTCTCCTACCCGGTAAGATGAGTTTCCCGATGCATTTTCACAATTTCGGCGAAGAGATGTGCTATGTGATGGAAGGAGCTTGCACGCTGAAAACCCCACGCGGCGATGCGGAAGTGCGGGAGGGAGATTTCATTGCGTTTCCGCCCGGCACAATCGGCGCGCATAAGTTTGTGAATAATAGTGATGCCCCAGTCGTGTTATTTATACTCGGAACCACTACACCTCACGATGTAAGCGAATATCCAGATTCTAACAAGGTGTTGCCTTATGTCGTCGGAAAGATTTACCGTAAGGATCCAAGTCTCAGTTACTGGGATGGCGAGGTTTAA